The following proteins are encoded in a genomic region of Dokdonia donghaensis DSW-1:
- a CDS encoding D-2-hydroxyacid dehydrogenase: MKVLANDGISQTGVDALTAGGFEVITTNVAQDQLENYINTNEIDVILVRSATTVRKELIDACPSIKVIGRGGVGMDNIDVQYARDKGLHVINTPAASSASVAELVFAHLYNGVRFLFDSNRNMPLDGDTKFKGLKKAYAKGTELRGKTLGVIGFGRIGQETAKIALGVGMKVIFHDPFTEEATVKVPFFDGQSVSFTIQSITKEELLKSADFVTLHVPAQKDYVIGKPEFELMKDGAAIVNAARGGVIDEVALIAALDSGKLSFAGLDVFENEPTPAVQVLMNPKVSLTPHIGAATGGAQDRIGTELAEQIMSILK, encoded by the coding sequence ATGAAAGTATTAGCAAACGACGGAATATCACAAACAGGAGTTGACGCGCTTACCGCAGGAGGCTTTGAAGTAATTACTACAAACGTAGCTCAAGATCAACTTGAGAACTACATTAACACAAATGAAATAGATGTTATACTTGTGCGTAGTGCAACCACAGTGCGTAAAGAGTTAATAGACGCTTGCCCATCTATAAAAGTTATAGGCCGTGGTGGTGTAGGTATGGATAATATAGATGTACAATATGCACGTGATAAAGGACTTCACGTGATCAATACACCAGCAGCATCTTCGGCATCTGTTGCAGAGCTTGTTTTTGCACACCTCTACAACGGCGTACGTTTTCTATTTGACTCAAACAGAAATATGCCTCTAGATGGTGATACAAAATTTAAAGGATTAAAGAAAGCTTACGCGAAAGGAACCGAGCTACGTGGTAAAACACTTGGGGTTATCGGTTTTGGACGTATAGGTCAAGAAACTGCAAAAATAGCATTAGGTGTAGGGATGAAAGTAATCTTTCACGACCCATTTACAGAAGAGGCTACTGTTAAAGTTCCTTTCTTTGATGGACAGTCAGTTTCTTTTACAATACAATCTATAACTAAAGAAGAGTTGTTAAAATCTGCAGATTTTGTGACCCTTCACGTACCTGCACAAAAGGATTACGTAATAGGTAAGCCCGAGTTTGAGCTTATGAAAGATGGCGCAGCCATTGTAAATGCAGCACGTGGTGGAGTTATTGATGAAGTAGCTCTTATCGCAGCCTTAGACAGTGGTAAGTTATCATTTGCAGGTCTAGACGTTTTTGAAAACGAACCTACTCCAGCCGTACAAGTACTTATGAATCCTAAAGTAAGCCTTACACCACACATAGGTGCGGCAACTGGTGGAGCTCAAGATCGCATAGGTACAGAGCTAGCAGAACAGATTATGAGTATTTTAAAATAA
- a CDS encoding bifunctional ADP-dependent NAD(P)H-hydrate dehydratase/NAD(P)H-hydrate epimerase, giving the protein MKIFSSKQLYEADKVTIEKEGIPSYNLMERAGGYVYEWMHKRLQGQPVPIKVFCGIGNNGGDALVIARLLLKNGYNVDTYIVDCNDKRSTDFLKAYEALKNEVKKWPEIIKGVENFPEISPQDIVVDGIFGIGLNRCPEDWVKALFVKINESKAYTLSIDIPSGMYGDRGLDKDDIVVHSTFVLSFMSPKLAFFLPETGKYINMWDTIDIGLDPEYLATTPSDVKLISKPEIQQMYKGRSQYTHKGMFGHSLIIGGSFGKMGAVQLASKAALRAGSGLVTAYVPQIGVPILQTALPEVMVETDNFNGKVFEEIDFQTEANAIAIGPGMGTDEKTVAAMESFLKSQKAPLVIDADAINIIAKRPALMKQVPALSILTPHPGELERLVGKWDDDFDKLEKTAKFAKNHNVIIVIKGAHTITVYDMQLYINTTGNPGLSTAGTGDVLTGVITGHLAQGYHPMEAAMMGVYFHGLAADVAVNQYGIEGLIAGDVTEFLGRAVMSLFEKPEQEGAQAPPQQ; this is encoded by the coding sequence ATGAAGATTTTTAGTTCTAAACAACTATACGAAGCAGACAAAGTAACAATAGAGAAGGAGGGTATACCATCTTATAACCTAATGGAGCGCGCCGGAGGTTATGTATATGAGTGGATGCATAAACGATTGCAAGGACAGCCAGTACCTATTAAAGTCTTTTGTGGTATAGGAAATAATGGTGGTGATGCCTTAGTTATAGCAAGGTTATTACTTAAAAATGGCTATAACGTAGATACATACATTGTAGATTGTAACGATAAGCGATCTACAGATTTTTTAAAGGCGTATGAGGCTCTTAAAAATGAAGTAAAAAAATGGCCTGAGATAATTAAGGGAGTAGAAAACTTTCCAGAGATAAGTCCGCAAGATATTGTGGTAGACGGAATTTTTGGAATAGGGCTTAACAGATGTCCAGAAGATTGGGTAAAAGCACTTTTTGTAAAAATAAATGAGTCTAAAGCCTATACATTATCTATAGATATACCATCTGGTATGTATGGAGATAGAGGTCTTGACAAGGATGATATTGTTGTGCATTCAACATTTGTATTGAGTTTTATGTCTCCTAAGCTCGCTTTCTTCTTGCCAGAAACAGGGAAGTATATAAATATGTGGGATACTATTGATATAGGTCTGGACCCAGAATATCTAGCAACCACACCTTCAGATGTGAAGCTCATAAGTAAACCTGAAATACAGCAAATGTATAAAGGTCGCTCACAGTATACTCATAAAGGGATGTTTGGCCACAGTTTAATTATAGGTGGAAGTTTTGGAAAAATGGGTGCTGTACAACTTGCAAGTAAGGCAGCGCTAAGAGCTGGAAGTGGCCTTGTAACTGCTTATGTACCACAAATAGGAGTACCTATTTTACAAACAGCATTGCCAGAAGTAATGGTTGAAACAGATAACTTTAATGGGAAAGTTTTTGAGGAGATAGATTTTCAGACAGAGGCAAATGCGATTGCAATAGGTCCAGGTATGGGAACAGATGAGAAAACTGTTGCAGCGATGGAGTCTTTCTTAAAATCTCAGAAAGCTCCACTAGTTATTGATGCAGATGCTATAAACATAATAGCAAAGCGACCTGCACTTATGAAGCAAGTACCTGCTTTGTCTATACTCACACCTCATCCAGGTGAATTAGAGAGGCTAGTAGGGAAGTGGGATGACGACTTTGATAAGCTAGAAAAAACAGCAAAATTTGCAAAAAATCATAATGTTATCATAGTTATAAAAGGAGCACACACTATTACAGTGTATGATATGCAGCTTTATATTAATACTACGGGTAATCCAGGTCTATCTACAGCAGGAACAGGAGATGTGCTTACAGGAGTCATTACTGGGCATCTAGCACAAGGATACCACCCTATGGAAGCAGCAATGATGGGAGTATACTTTCACGGTCTAGCAGCAGATGTTGCCGTAAATCAATATGGTATAGAAGGACTTATAGCAGGTGATGTAACAGAGTTTTTGGGAAGAGCAGTAATGAGTCTTTTTGAAAAACCAGAACAAGAAGGAGCACAGGCACCACCACAACAGTAG
- a CDS encoding DUF6146 family protein has protein sequence MKKLCYTLLLTALIIGCASSSKKQDITNSSEAMSDTVRIANDSLEYEIIIIEPGFNQWLVTQPPRGYYEQFWLENRNVIFVNEYNNRVVNTTQYDPNLYIQQIDYQRGIDYGYEVNYLLYNWFEYFQQRNNQKLR, from the coding sequence ATGAAAAAACTATGTTACACACTACTACTCACAGCGCTCATTATAGGATGCGCCAGCAGCTCAAAAAAACAAGACATTACAAATAGCTCAGAGGCTATGTCTGACACGGTACGCATCGCAAATGATAGTCTTGAATACGAGATTATAATTATAGAACCTGGTTTTAATCAGTGGCTAGTCACACAACCCCCTAGAGGTTATTATGAGCAGTTCTGGCTTGAGAATAGAAATGTAATTTTTGTAAATGAATATAATAACCGCGTAGTAAATACAACGCAGTATGACCCTAACCTTTACATACAACAAATAGATTACCAGCGTGGTATAGACTACGGTTATGAAGTAAACTACTTGTTATATAACTGGTTTGAATATTTTCAACAACGTAACAACCAGAAACTACGATAA
- a CDS encoding DUF937 domain-containing protein — protein sequence MSGLLDLLNGPIGKTLIQGASAKAGQSEGDTANVLSMALPVLMGAMKKNVQTPEGAAGLMGALSGKHSGGILDQLGDLMGNGGPSDDVLQDGAGILGHLLGGNQPQVENALSSKTGVDAGSIAQILKVAAPVLMGVLGKQTQQNNVSDGSGMNALLGSMLGGQPKENQSLITTLLDSDGDGSILDDVAGMVLGSNKGKGGIGGLLGGLFGK from the coding sequence ATGTCAGGATTACTAGATCTACTTAATGGACCAATAGGAAAAACGCTCATCCAAGGAGCTAGCGCAAAAGCTGGACAATCTGAAGGAGATACTGCAAACGTATTGAGTATGGCTTTGCCAGTACTTATGGGTGCAATGAAAAAAAATGTACAAACTCCAGAAGGTGCTGCTGGATTAATGGGTGCTTTAAGTGGAAAACATAGTGGTGGTATTCTTGACCAACTAGGAGACCTTATGGGTAATGGAGGACCTAGTGATGACGTATTACAAGATGGTGCAGGTATTTTAGGTCACTTGCTAGGTGGTAACCAGCCACAAGTAGAAAACGCACTAAGTAGTAAAACAGGTGTAGATGCTGGTTCTATAGCACAAATACTTAAAGTTGCTGCTCCAGTACTTATGGGTGTGTTAGGAAAACAAACACAGCAAAATAATGTAAGCGATGGTAGTGGTATGAATGCACTTCTAGGAAGTATGCTAGGAGGGCAACCAAAAGAAAACCAAAGCCTTATTACAACACTACTAGACTCAGACGGGGACGGTAGCATCCTTGACGATGTAGCTGGTATGGTATTAGGAAGTAATAAAGGAAAAGGTGGTATAGGAGGCCTACTAGGTGGTCTTTTTGGAAAATAA
- a CDS encoding TonB-dependent receptor, which produces MKFYLWLSIALLSITATAQECTYTLSGYIIDLHDNEVLEEATIIIVGSERSVTTDAQGKYVITNLCEDQYTLQVSHPACETQLVKVTVSGNTTRTINMEHHLESLGDVEIVAHAHKSKSRTATESVVDHNLLENNSAASLGDALKNLSGVTSLNTGNSVVKPVIQGLHSSRVVLITEGTRLQDQEWGVEHAPNIDVNAAGEVTVIKGAAGLQYGGDAIGGTIIIEPEQVPVKDTLFGRTIITGATNGRGGSITTSLIKSYNNGWYGGLNGTLKRFGDFEAPDYVLSNTALYERDLSVRIGVNKYRYGVEASYSIFDKESGILRSSHVGNAADLSVAINSQEPFVVEPFTYDINAPKQEVQHQIAKLKSFYRFDNFGKLSAQVDYQRNNRLEFDIRRDSDDLRPSIDLQLETIGGKIDFDYTADNTITAKVGISGRYQDHFPDPVTGVRRLIPDYQGYDFGIYALGSKVFGKWTIEAGARYDYNRINAEKFYITSLWEAREYDVNFAQFEVEEFENQIFVRPEFEYHNFSATAGASYEVNDATTVSLNYALASRSPNVSELFSDGLHQSAARLELGDLSFNQEVANKISLNFTRSTDTWSFTIAPFANFIEDFILIEPTGVQQTLRGSFPVWEYRQTQARLLGFDIDNNVQVTDRFEFSNQFSLVKGKDVTFDRALINVPSASTRNTVTYTIPSVNNLKLSLESNYVFRQNEFPDTNFDVFLPETNTTELVDISTPPDAYHLLNFRSSIDFAINDKSNLNVGLMVNNLFDTSYREYLNRQRYFADDLGRNVLLQIKINY; this is translated from the coding sequence ATGAAATTTTATTTATGGCTTAGCATTGCCTTGCTGAGCATTACAGCTACTGCACAAGAGTGCACTTATACGCTATCTGGATACATTATAGACTTACACGATAATGAAGTGCTTGAAGAAGCAACCATTATTATAGTAGGCTCTGAGCGATCTGTGACAACAGATGCGCAAGGAAAATATGTGATTACAAATCTTTGTGAGGACCAGTATACACTACAGGTATCTCATCCTGCGTGTGAGACACAGCTTGTAAAAGTAACTGTAAGCGGTAATACAACTCGTACTATTAATATGGAGCATCACCTGGAGTCTCTAGGCGATGTAGAGATTGTTGCGCACGCTCATAAAAGTAAAAGCCGTACAGCGACAGAAAGTGTGGTAGACCACAACCTCTTAGAAAACAACAGTGCAGCATCACTAGGTGATGCACTTAAAAACCTAAGTGGTGTTACCTCTTTAAACACGGGTAACTCTGTTGTAAAACCTGTAATACAAGGGCTACACTCTAGTAGAGTAGTACTTATTACAGAGGGTACGAGATTGCAAGATCAAGAATGGGGTGTAGAACACGCACCTAATATAGATGTAAATGCAGCTGGTGAAGTCACAGTTATTAAAGGAGCAGCAGGATTGCAATATGGTGGTGATGCTATAGGAGGCACCATTATCATAGAGCCAGAGCAGGTACCAGTAAAGGACACCCTTTTTGGGAGAACGATCATAACCGGTGCAACAAACGGTCGTGGTGGATCTATTACCACTTCTTTAATAAAATCATATAATAACGGCTGGTATGGAGGCCTAAATGGAACTTTAAAACGCTTTGGGGATTTTGAAGCGCCAGATTATGTACTAAGTAATACAGCTCTGTATGAGAGAGACCTTTCTGTACGTATAGGAGTTAATAAATATCGTTATGGTGTAGAGGCTAGCTACTCGATTTTTGACAAAGAATCTGGTATTTTACGCTCATCGCACGTAGGTAATGCTGCAGATCTCTCGGTTGCTATAAACAGCCAAGAGCCCTTTGTAGTAGAGCCATTTACGTATGATATTAATGCTCCAAAACAGGAGGTACAACATCAAATTGCAAAACTTAAGTCATTTTATCGCTTTGATAACTTTGGGAAGTTAAGTGCTCAGGTAGATTACCAGCGCAATAACAGACTTGAGTTTGACATACGTCGCGACAGCGATGACTTGAGACCATCTATTGATCTACAACTTGAAACTATAGGAGGAAAAATAGATTTTGACTACACGGCAGATAATACCATTACCGCAAAGGTGGGTATTTCTGGAAGGTACCAAGATCACTTTCCCGACCCCGTTACTGGAGTACGAAGACTAATACCAGATTATCAAGGTTATGACTTTGGTATTTATGCATTAGGGTCTAAAGTCTTTGGAAAGTGGACTATAGAGGCAGGTGCAAGATATGATTACAACCGCATCAATGCAGAGAAGTTTTACATCACAAGCCTCTGGGAAGCCAGAGAATATGATGTAAACTTTGCTCAGTTTGAAGTTGAAGAATTTGAAAATCAAATATTTGTAAGACCAGAATTTGAGTATCACAATTTCTCAGCAACAGCAGGAGCCTCTTATGAGGTAAATGATGCGACTACGGTTTCCTTAAACTATGCACTGGCATCTCGCTCGCCTAATGTGTCAGAATTATTTTCTGATGGATTACACCAGAGTGCTGCCCGTCTAGAGCTAGGGGACCTAAGTTTTAATCAAGAAGTCGCAAATAAAATTTCATTAAATTTTACAAGATCTACAGACACTTGGAGTTTTACTATTGCTCCGTTTGCAAACTTTATTGAGGATTTTATCCTTATAGAGCCTACAGGCGTACAGCAAACCTTAAGAGGCAGTTTTCCTGTATGGGAGTATAGACAGACACAAGCCAGACTGTTAGGTTTTGACATAGATAACAACGTGCAAGTAACAGATCGTTTTGAATTTTCTAACCAGTTTTCGCTGGTAAAAGGAAAGGATGTAACCTTTGACAGAGCTTTAATTAATGTGCCTTCGGCAAGTACGCGTAACACTGTTACATATACAATACCGTCTGTAAATAATTTGAAGCTGTCACTTGAAAGTAACTATGTATTTCGTCAAAATGAGTTTCCAGACACAAACTTTGACGTTTTTCTACCTGAGACTAACACAACAGAGTTAGTAGATATAAGCACACCTCCCGATGCGTATCATCTTCTCAACTTTAGAAGCTCTATTGATTTTGCAATAAATGATAAGAGCAATCTTAATGTAGGTCTTATGGTAAACAATCTATTTGACACCTCTTACAGGGAGTACTTAAATCGCCAGCGCTATTTTGCAGATGATTTAGGTAGAAATGTTTTATTACAAATTAAAATTAATTATTAA
- the serC gene encoding 3-phosphoserine/phosphohydroxythreonine transaminase, giving the protein MKKHNFSAGPCILPQDVFKEASQAILDFNDSGLSILEISHRSKDFVDVMDEARQLALELLGLEGKGYKALFLQGGASTQFLMTAYNLLQSKAGYINTGTWSDKAIKEAKLFGEIVEVASSKEANFNYIPKGYSIPEGLDYLHLTSNNTIFGTQIKDFPEVDCPLICDMSSDIFSREIDFGQFDLIYAGAQKNMGPAGTTLVVIREDILGKVTRQIPSMLNYETHISKGSMFNTPAVYAVYVSMLTMRWLKKLGGVKAIEEINDRKATLLYSEIELNPLFKGFAAKEDRSTMNATFSLTDGDLKDAFDTMWKEAGINGLNGHRSVGGYRASMYNALSMDSVGVLVDVMSELERKA; this is encoded by the coding sequence ATGAAGAAGCACAACTTTAGCGCAGGACCTTGTATTTTACCTCAAGATGTTTTTAAAGAAGCATCACAAGCCATATTAGATTTTAACGATTCTGGTTTATCCATACTGGAGATTTCTCACAGAAGTAAAGACTTTGTAGATGTAATGGATGAGGCTAGGCAACTGGCTTTAGAGCTACTAGGCCTAGAAGGTAAAGGGTATAAAGCCCTCTTCCTACAAGGAGGTGCAAGTACACAATTCTTAATGACTGCATATAACTTATTGCAATCTAAGGCTGGTTATATAAATACCGGAACTTGGAGTGATAAAGCAATAAAGGAAGCTAAGCTTTTTGGGGAGATTGTAGAGGTTGCATCAAGTAAAGAGGCAAACTTTAATTACATACCTAAAGGATACTCAATTCCAGAAGGACTAGATTATTTGCACCTTACGAGTAACAATACCATCTTCGGAACACAAATAAAGGATTTTCCTGAAGTAGACTGTCCTCTTATATGTGATATGAGTAGTGACATCTTCTCTAGAGAGATAGATTTTGGACAATTTGATCTTATCTACGCAGGTGCTCAAAAAAATATGGGACCAGCAGGTACAACACTAGTTGTAATACGTGAAGACATTTTAGGTAAAGTGACACGTCAAATACCTTCTATGCTCAATTATGAAACGCATATAAGCAAAGGAAGTATGTTTAACACACCTGCTGTCTATGCAGTATATGTCTCTATGCTCACGATGAGATGGCTTAAAAAGCTAGGAGGTGTAAAAGCTATTGAGGAGATTAATGATCGTAAGGCGACCTTGCTCTATAGTGAGATAGAGCTTAATCCATTATTTAAGGGATTCGCTGCCAAAGAAGATAGATCTACAATGAATGCTACCTTCTCACTTACAGATGGAGACCTTAAAGATGCCTTTGATACAATGTGGAAAGAAGCAGGTATAAACGGTCTTAATGGTCACAGAAGTGTAGGAGGTTATAGAGCATCTATGTATAATGCACTCTCTATGGACAGTGTAGGTGTACTAGTAGACGTAATGAGCGAGCTAGAAAGAAAAGCATAA
- the thrA gene encoding bifunctional aspartate kinase/homoserine dehydrogenase I, whose amino-acid sequence MRVLKFGGTSVGSVENIEKTIAIVANQAAQSPVAVVVSALGGVTDLLLKAGALAAKKEESYKDILKEISQKHISFTDTLTGGNQEVLKAITLQMSHLEDLLKGIYLINELSPKTLNKLAAYGELTSSYIIAAAFKHKSIDASLKDSRELIITDANHTKAGVLYEVTNQNITAYFAEKKAQITVLGGFIARTEAGDTSTLGRGGSDFTAAIIAAALDVEQLEIWTDVSGMFSANPKLVKQAKPIQEISYHEAMELSHFGAKVLYPPTIVPVLSKNIPIYIKNTMAPEEAGTRIGNQDIAHPNPIKGISHISDVALLTLEGAGMVGISGISKRLFEVLSQQQVNIILITQASSEHSICIGVMEADALRAKTAIETEFAYELSLHKIDPVIVETSLAIIALVGESMKSHQGISGKMFSTLGRNNVNIRAIAQGASEKNISAVIAQKDVKKALNSLHEVFFEGNRKQINLFITGVGNVGAKLLEQINNQKQYLKEHLNLNIRVLGLSNSRKMLVSQEPIDLNNWEAQLDGGEKADVLRFRESVINLNQRNSVFVDITANEPVAMAYEEYLRNSIAVVACNKIAAAGKQEYYANLKRLSRKYNAPFKFETNVGAGLPIIDTLQNLIASGDRITKVQAVLSGSLNFVFNNFKSGGSFYDVVQEAKEEGYTEPDPRIDLSGVDVARKILILARESGLELELENITNTPFLTKNNLDSTDVPHFFETLKEDAAHFEKLVADATAAGKRLKYVAQLDNGKASVGLQSVGADSPFYNLEGSDNIVLFYTARYPEQPLIVKGAGAGGDVTASGLFSDIIRLR is encoded by the coding sequence ATGCGTGTATTAAAATTTGGAGGCACTTCTGTAGGAAGTGTAGAAAACATAGAAAAAACAATTGCCATCGTGGCAAACCAGGCAGCTCAAAGTCCTGTAGCCGTAGTCGTGTCTGCCCTAGGTGGTGTAACAGATTTGTTACTAAAGGCTGGAGCACTAGCAGCCAAAAAAGAAGAGAGCTACAAAGATATTCTTAAAGAAATCTCTCAAAAGCATATATCTTTTACAGATACGCTCACTGGTGGTAACCAAGAGGTTCTCAAAGCGATTACTTTACAAATGTCGCACCTAGAAGACTTACTTAAAGGTATCTATCTTATAAATGAACTCTCTCCAAAAACATTAAATAAACTAGCTGCCTATGGAGAACTTACAAGCAGTTACATCATAGCTGCTGCGTTTAAACATAAAAGTATAGATGCAAGTCTTAAAGATAGTAGAGAACTTATTATAACAGATGCAAACCATACAAAGGCTGGGGTTCTTTATGAGGTTACAAACCAAAACATCACCGCATATTTTGCAGAAAAGAAAGCACAAATCACTGTTCTAGGTGGATTTATCGCGCGTACAGAGGCAGGTGATACAAGTACACTAGGTCGTGGAGGATCAGACTTTACTGCGGCTATAATTGCAGCAGCCCTAGATGTAGAGCAACTAGAAATCTGGACAGATGTAAGCGGTATGTTTTCGGCAAATCCAAAGCTGGTAAAACAGGCAAAACCCATACAAGAAATTTCATACCACGAGGCTATGGAGTTATCACATTTTGGAGCAAAAGTACTCTACCCTCCTACTATTGTACCCGTATTGAGTAAAAACATACCTATCTACATTAAAAATACAATGGCTCCAGAAGAGGCCGGTACGCGCATAGGTAATCAAGACATTGCACACCCCAACCCGATTAAAGGAATATCTCACATAAGTGATGTGGCTTTATTAACCCTTGAGGGAGCAGGTATGGTAGGAATATCTGGTATCTCAAAACGTCTATTTGAGGTACTATCGCAACAGCAAGTTAATATCATACTCATTACTCAAGCTTCCAGTGAGCACAGTATCTGTATAGGTGTGATGGAGGCAGATGCCTTACGTGCAAAAACAGCGATAGAAACAGAGTTTGCTTACGAACTATCGTTGCATAAAATTGACCCGGTAATTGTTGAGACGTCTCTAGCAATTATCGCCCTTGTAGGTGAATCTATGAAAAGTCATCAAGGCATCTCAGGAAAAATGTTTTCTACCCTAGGTAGAAACAATGTAAACATACGCGCCATTGCACAAGGAGCAAGTGAGAAAAACATATCTGCCGTAATTGCTCAGAAAGATGTAAAAAAAGCTCTTAACAGTCTACACGAAGTATTTTTTGAAGGTAACCGCAAGCAAATTAACCTGTTTATTACGGGGGTAGGTAACGTAGGCGCAAAGCTTCTTGAGCAAATCAATAACCAAAAGCAATACCTTAAAGAGCACCTCAACCTCAACATACGAGTGCTAGGACTTTCTAACAGTCGCAAGATGCTCGTATCGCAAGAGCCTATAGACCTCAATAACTGGGAAGCACAACTAGATGGAGGTGAGAAAGCAGATGTTTTACGCTTTCGCGAAAGCGTGATAAACCTCAACCAGCGCAACTCAGTTTTTGTAGACATCACCGCAAATGAACCTGTGGCAATGGCATATGAGGAATACTTAAGAAATAGCATTGCCGTGGTTGCTTGTAATAAAATAGCTGCCGCAGGTAAGCAAGAGTATTATGCAAATCTCAAAAGACTTAGCCGCAAGTACAACGCTCCATTTAAGTTTGAGACTAACGTGGGCGCAGGACTGCCTATAATAGACACCTTGCAAAACCTAATTGCCTCTGGTGATAGAATTACTAAGGTACAAGCCGTACTCTCGGGAAGCTTAAACTTTGTTTTTAACAACTTTAAAAGTGGTGGTAGCTTTTATGACGTGGTACAAGAAGCCAAAGAAGAAGGATATACAGAGCCAGACCCACGCATAGATTTAAGCGGTGTAGATGTGGCACGTAAAATTCTTATACTAGCTAGAGAAAGCGGTCTTGAACTAGAGCTAGAAAATATTACAAACACACCTTTTTTAACCAAAAACAATCTGGATAGTACAGACGTGCCTCACTTTTTTGAAACACTCAAAGAAGACGCAGCACACTTTGAAAAATTAGTTGCCGATGCTACAGCAGCAGGCAAACGCCTTAAGTATGTAGCCCAGCTAGATAATGGTAAAGCAAGCGTAGGCTTACAGTCTGTAGGCGCAGACAGTCCGTTTTACAACCTTGAAGGGTCAGATAATATTGTTTTATTTTACACAGCACGTTATCCAGAGCAACCGCTTATTGTAAAAGGTGCAGGTGCAGGAGGAGATGTTACCGCCAGCGGACTCTTCAGTGATATCATAAGACTTAGATAA
- a CDS encoding DUF6787 family protein → MEKFKTRWEITKNWQFIHVILGLIASFVSAFLLSKAIISKFLEATSITYLVLLSLGTLLLTFLIIKFTLWLFTKLYDRWGVSYRWELIAIFLAFAVTGSTAGRLSNPLMEIIGLDKDLTSGWIYWPVRILLIFPIYQVLLVIFGWLFGQYTFFKAFAIKMVSRMGLGFIFTK, encoded by the coding sequence ATGGAAAAATTTAAAACGCGCTGGGAAATCACAAAAAACTGGCAATTTATTCACGTTATACTGGGATTAATTGCCAGTTTCGTATCGGCTTTCTTACTTTCGAAAGCTATTATTTCAAAATTTTTAGAGGCAACTTCTATTACCTATCTAGTGCTTCTCTCGCTCGGTACACTCCTACTCACCTTCCTTATCATTAAATTTACCCTGTGGTTATTTACAAAATTATATGACAGATGGGGCGTTAGTTATAGATGGGAGCTTATTGCAATTTTTCTTGCATTTGCCGTAACTGGCTCAACAGCAGGTAGGTTATCAAACCCTTTAATGGAAATTATAGGATTAGATAAAGATCTCACTAGTGGATGGATTTATTGGCCTGTTAGAATCTTGTTAATTTTCCCCATATATCAAGTGTTATTAGTGATATTTGGTTGGTTATTCGGTCAGTACACATTCTTTAAAGCATTTGCCATAAAAATGGTTTCAAGAATGGGATTAGGCTTTATATTTACAAAATAG